The following proteins are co-located in the Methylomonas sp. 11b genome:
- a CDS encoding SPOR domain-containing protein, with protein sequence MDQELKQRLIGAAVITALAAIFVPMLFDDPIDETGKSINELKIPELPAKAQDVEIMPLPEKVEEVAETLPAENAPKQAVKVLEEGESEAELEAPKPQVKLTAKDTAPAPRSLPAAKPAAPSAAVAQVDEEPAEAEDVPPAVLTKPSKSPAPAVQPLQAVSPTPKVLKPVNKLPEPKAEVAAVPAPAQVATPASKAAAAEDSNRWYLQVGTFSQKPNAVSLQDNLKQQGFAASVREVASDKGTVFKVRIGPIVDKAKAQAVKAKLAQINVNSFVSADE encoded by the coding sequence ATGGATCAAGAGTTAAAGCAGCGATTGATTGGTGCGGCGGTGATTACCGCGTTGGCGGCGATTTTCGTGCCGATGTTATTTGACGACCCGATCGACGAAACCGGCAAAAGCATCAATGAATTGAAAATCCCCGAGCTACCTGCCAAGGCTCAGGATGTGGAAATCATGCCTCTGCCGGAAAAAGTTGAAGAGGTAGCGGAAACTCTCCCTGCTGAGAATGCCCCCAAACAAGCGGTTAAAGTGCTGGAAGAAGGCGAATCTGAAGCGGAGTTGGAAGCGCCTAAGCCGCAAGTTAAATTGACCGCCAAAGACACCGCGCCGGCGCCACGGAGTCTGCCGGCTGCCAAACCCGCTGCGCCATCGGCGGCAGTCGCGCAAGTCGATGAAGAACCTGCTGAAGCGGAAGATGTGCCGCCGGCAGTCCTGACTAAACCGAGCAAATCGCCTGCGCCTGCTGTCCAGCCTTTACAAGCGGTCAGTCCGACGCCGAAAGTGCTTAAACCGGTTAACAAATTACCAGAACCAAAAGCAGAGGTAGCGGCAGTTCCGGCTCCTGCGCAGGTGGCTACACCAGCCAGCAAAGCGGCGGCTGCCGAGGACAGCAATCGCTGGTATTTGCAAGTGGGTACATTCAGTCAAAAACCTAACGCCGTCAGTTTGCAGGATAATCTGAAGCAACAAGGTTTCGCCGCATCGGTCAGAGAGGTTGCCAGCGATAAAGGTACTGTTTTTAAAGTGCGCATAGGGCCTATCGTCGATAAAGCCAAGGCCCAGGCCGTGAAGGCTAAGTTGGCGCAAATTAACGTCAACAGTTTTGTTTCGGCGGACGAATAG
- the accD gene encoding acetyl-CoA carboxylase, carboxyltransferase subunit beta — MSWFEKLVPSAIRTESSQKKTTVPEGLWNKCPRCDAILFNAELEKNLSVCPKCDHHLRISARKRLNMFLDEDGRQEIGAGLKPSDPLKFKDSKRYKDRISQAQKQSNENDALVVMKGTLKGAGIVAAAFDFGFMGGSMGSVVGERFVRGVNESLRLGVPFIVFTASGGARMQESLFSLFQMTKTSAALTKLAEAGIPYISFMTDPTMGGVSASLAMLGDINVAEPDALIGFAGPRVIEQTVREKLPEGFQRSEFLQEHGAIDMIVDRREMRDKIASILAIMCAGSSSADVVDVIPYSEPLSNQGESDNPQPQE; from the coding sequence ATGAGTTGGTTTGAAAAACTGGTCCCCTCTGCCATCAGAACCGAATCCTCGCAGAAGAAAACCACCGTGCCGGAAGGCTTGTGGAATAAATGTCCGCGTTGCGATGCGATTTTGTTCAACGCCGAGCTAGAAAAAAACTTAAGCGTTTGCCCAAAATGCGATCACCATTTACGCATTTCGGCGCGCAAACGGCTGAATATGTTTTTGGATGAAGATGGCCGTCAAGAGATCGGTGCTGGATTAAAGCCCAGCGATCCTTTGAAGTTCAAGGACAGCAAACGCTATAAAGATCGCATCAGTCAGGCGCAAAAACAAAGCAACGAGAACGATGCATTGGTGGTGATGAAAGGTACGCTGAAAGGCGCCGGTATCGTCGCTGCGGCGTTTGATTTTGGTTTCATGGGCGGTTCGATGGGCTCGGTGGTTGGCGAGCGATTCGTGCGCGGCGTGAACGAAAGTTTGCGTTTGGGTGTGCCGTTCATCGTCTTTACTGCCAGCGGCGGTGCCAGAATGCAGGAGTCTTTGTTCTCGCTGTTTCAAATGACCAAAACCAGCGCGGCCTTAACCAAATTAGCCGAAGCCGGAATTCCGTATATTTCCTTCATGACCGATCCAACTATGGGCGGTGTTTCCGCCAGTCTGGCGATGTTGGGCGACATAAACGTAGCCGAACCGGACGCCTTAATCGGTTTTGCTGGTCCGCGAGTCATCGAGCAAACGGTTCGTGAAAAGTTGCCGGAAGGTTTCCAGCGCAGCGAATTTCTCCAGGAACACGGAGCCATAGACATGATCGTTGATCGCCGCGAGATGCGCGATAAAATAGCCAGTATTCTGGCTATTATGTGCGCCGGTAGCAGCAGCGCGGACGTGGTCGACGTTATTCCTTACAGTGAGCCATTAAGCAATCAGGGTGAGAGCGATAATCCGCAGCCTCAGGAATAA
- the folC gene encoding bifunctional tetrahydrofolate synthase/dihydrofolate synthase: protein MTRFDSLQAWLDWQEKLHPRPIDLGLGRVAGVYRQLNPEQKKPLTITVAGTNGKGSCVAFLEAIYRAGGYRVGAYTSPHILRYNERIRIDGEPVADAMICDAFARIDAARGETSLSYFEFGTLAALSIFADAGLDIQLLEVGLGGRLDAVNIVDPDAAIVTTIALDHVDWLGHTEEAIGREKAGIFRPGVAAIIGDQQGPRSVVEVAQQVGATVLQMGNAFTYQKRSDDWQWRSADTQISRLPPPAFKGEHQYRNASSAIMAIKTLQPLLAISDDAIRQGLQSAQLSGRFQLIAGSPRILLDVGHNPQAVQTLIDYLHEYFPEVRIHAVFAMMRDKDIAGVLNMMRDKVTTWYLAPLVNPRAASADMLETIFQQQGLDNVRSGFADFTEAFHAARQNTGQDELLLIFGSFFLVSEYLSKFS, encoded by the coding sequence ATGACACGTTTTGATTCGCTGCAAGCCTGGTTGGACTGGCAGGAAAAATTACATCCTCGGCCTATCGATTTGGGATTGGGACGGGTTGCCGGCGTATATCGGCAGCTTAACCCCGAGCAGAAAAAGCCGCTGACTATTACAGTTGCCGGCACCAACGGCAAGGGTTCCTGCGTGGCATTTCTGGAAGCGATATATCGCGCCGGGGGCTATAGAGTGGGTGCTTACACATCGCCGCATATTTTGCGTTATAACGAACGCATTCGTATTGATGGCGAGCCCGTTGCCGATGCGATGATTTGCGACGCTTTTGCCCGTATAGATGCGGCACGCGGCGAGACCAGTTTGAGCTATTTCGAGTTTGGCACATTGGCGGCGTTGAGTATTTTCGCCGACGCGGGTCTGGATATTCAGTTGCTGGAAGTCGGTTTGGGCGGCAGGCTCGATGCGGTGAATATTGTTGATCCCGATGCGGCGATTGTGACGACGATAGCACTCGATCATGTCGATTGGCTGGGCCATACTGAAGAAGCCATCGGCCGGGAAAAAGCCGGCATCTTTAGGCCGGGTGTAGCGGCTATAATTGGCGATCAACAAGGGCCTCGCTCGGTAGTCGAAGTCGCTCAGCAAGTGGGGGCCACCGTACTGCAAATGGGCAACGCATTCACGTATCAAAAACGGTCGGACGACTGGCAATGGCGGTCTGCTGATACGCAAATCAGTCGCTTGCCACCGCCGGCCTTTAAGGGTGAGCACCAATATCGAAATGCTTCGTCGGCGATAATGGCGATAAAAACCCTACAGCCTCTACTAGCGATCAGTGACGATGCAATTCGGCAAGGCTTGCAAAGTGCCCAGCTATCCGGGCGTTTTCAATTGATTGCCGGCTCGCCGCGAATCTTGCTTGACGTGGGGCATAACCCGCAAGCTGTGCAAACACTAATCGACTATTTGCACGAATACTTCCCGGAAGTCAGAATACACGCAGTTTTTGCGATGATGCGGGATAAAGATATTGCCGGCGTATTGAACATGATGCGCGACAAAGTGACAACTTGGTACTTAGCGCCGCTGGTTAATCCTCGCGCTGCTAGTGCGGATATGTTAGAAACCATCTTTCAGCAACAAGGCCTGGACAATGTCCGTAGCGGTTTTGCCGATTTTACCGAGGCATTTCACGCGGCTCGGCAAAACACCGGGCAAGACGAGTTGCTTTTGATTTTTGGTTCTTTTTTTCTAGTATCCGAATATTTATCGAAATTTTCTTAG